One Rubripirellula reticaptiva genomic region harbors:
- a CDS encoding transporter substrate-binding domain-containing protein, with the protein MPETAMILSKLRWLPIATLLIATLLIGAFGSCIEAGAQEATESIVVSEKVGEPVVLRVGTKQSPPFAIKNSDGSWAGISIELWEHLAHELKLEYEFQELTLGEMLQGLEEGQLDAAVAAISVTSERLEHVDFCHPHYSTGLGIAISTRDHSSPWNVLKRIVSSRLLKIVAAMVLTVAVCGFLFWVFERKSNTSMFGGKRRQGLSMGIWWSIILLLGNKSIIPVSMMGRLLATLAMFASLIVLSILTGVITSVLTVGQLDVGINRSTDLHHVRVATVDASTSADYLRQRRIFFRAYESPRAAIGAVDSGNADAVVYDAALLKYLASDEFANRIDVLPVLFNVQEYAIALPRDSELRKRFNEELLRFRESDSWDELVYRYLGE; encoded by the coding sequence ATGCCAGAGACTGCAATGATCCTGTCCAAGCTGCGTTGGCTTCCAATTGCGACGTTGCTAATTGCGACGTTGCTAATCGGAGCGTTCGGTAGTTGCATCGAAGCCGGCGCCCAAGAAGCAACCGAGTCGATCGTTGTCTCAGAAAAGGTTGGCGAACCTGTCGTCTTGCGAGTTGGCACCAAGCAAAGTCCTCCGTTTGCGATCAAGAACTCTGACGGTTCGTGGGCTGGAATCAGCATCGAACTTTGGGAACACTTGGCCCATGAACTGAAACTGGAATACGAGTTTCAGGAGCTGACGCTTGGCGAAATGTTGCAGGGATTGGAAGAGGGGCAATTGGATGCTGCCGTCGCAGCGATTAGCGTCACGTCGGAACGACTCGAACACGTCGATTTTTGCCATCCGCATTACTCGACCGGGCTGGGGATCGCGATCAGCACGCGCGATCATTCGAGCCCTTGGAACGTGCTCAAACGCATTGTCTCAAGTCGCTTGTTGAAGATTGTCGCCGCAATGGTTTTGACCGTTGCGGTTTGCGGATTTCTGTTTTGGGTGTTCGAACGCAAGTCCAACACGTCGATGTTCGGTGGCAAGCGCCGACAAGGCCTAAGCATGGGCATTTGGTGGTCGATCATTTTGCTGCTCGGAAACAAGAGCATCATTCCAGTTAGCATGATGGGGCGTTTGCTGGCGACGCTGGCGATGTTCGCCAGTTTGATCGTGCTATCGATTCTGACGGGCGTGATCACATCTGTGCTGACGGTCGGGCAGCTCGATGTTGGAATCAATCGGTCGACGGACCTGCATCATGTGCGAGTGGCGACGGTCGATGCGAGCACGAGTGCTGATTATCTTCGTCAACGTCGCATCTTCTTTCGTGCTTACGAGTCACCTCGTGCTGCAATCGGTGCGGTCGATTCTGGCAACGCCGATGCCGTGGTTTATGACGCCGCGCTGTTAAAGTATTTGGCAAGTGACGAGTTCGCAAACCGAATCGACGTTTTGCCCGTCTTATTCAATGTCCAGGAGTATGCGATCGCGCTGCCGAGGGATAGCGAGCTGCGGAAACGCTTCAACGAAGAGTTGCTGCGTTTTCGCGAGAGCGATTCATGGGATGAACTTGTCTATCGCTATCTAGGAGAATGA
- a CDS encoding NfeD family protein yields MNRFAFAPFVDLPLVAVALALFIWHFNRWASRSDLETNLDVAARLPSARRRVLALMAGVLLLCWYFNFAVWGVFALLLGAGLALALVIGGELDGGVSGLWAAAYLVREWSFGFPQIVLHPLVDDGPTSFGVPKHQLVGKTGTTSSPLRPIGDAIIDGNLVSVTSDDGSLLVAGTDVIVTSYRNGLPCVRVCVAAENDG; encoded by the coding sequence ATGAACCGATTCGCATTTGCACCGTTCGTTGATTTACCTTTGGTCGCCGTTGCGCTGGCGTTGTTCATTTGGCATTTCAATCGTTGGGCTTCCCGCAGCGACCTTGAAACCAATCTGGACGTCGCCGCTCGGCTTCCGTCTGCTCGCCGCCGAGTGTTGGCGTTGATGGCTGGCGTACTGTTGCTTTGCTGGTACTTCAATTTTGCGGTTTGGGGAGTTTTTGCGTTGCTGCTTGGGGCTGGTTTAGCACTCGCTCTCGTCATTGGTGGCGAGTTAGATGGCGGGGTGTCTGGGCTTTGGGCTGCCGCCTATTTGGTACGTGAATGGTCATTCGGTTTTCCTCAAATCGTTCTTCATCCGCTTGTTGACGATGGACCGACTTCGTTTGGCGTGCCAAAACACCAGCTCGTCGGCAAGACTGGCACAACATCCTCTCCGCTGCGTCCAATCGGTGATGCGATCATCGACGGAAATCTCGTTTCGGTGACTTCGGATGATGGAAGTTTGCTAGTTGCAGGTACGGATGTGATCGTGACTTCCTATCGAAATGGGTTGCCGTGTGTCCGCGTTTGCGTTGCAGCGGAAAACGACGGGTAG